In a genomic window of Temperatibacter marinus:
- a CDS encoding serine hydrolase domain-containing protein, which yields MTINSTFKTLAIIALLSGVSSHASADSNNQSEGKAPKAASSEVSHKFWNSFFDLTSLKTSFIDTTPEDKNDAIPVGKLGVDGGDKDMIVKLANEMAEGKFGDFDSLLIAHRDKLVFESYFRRGRIDLPHPQSSATKAYTSMAIGRAIQMGYLSMADLNKPVISFLKDLDPTKLVEGTENITLHKAMTMTSGLKISDESKKEYETSPDLLKGQGLVQAFLTNTAPITKASQTHDYKPYDPQIVMQVLDAVVPGSAENFIKTELLDKIGIENYGWRKDASGLPRGPSGSSMTSRNMLKWGMLTKNKGKWNGTQLVGEDFIAKATGKIIEINEDDIFFTTENITKPGYGYYWWQADIKIGDKSYFTTSAQGGGGQYIILIDELDLIIVTTAHARNIRPLKVTANEILQAFTQ from the coding sequence ATGACGATCAATTCTACATTCAAGACACTCGCAATAATCGCTCTTTTAAGCGGGGTTAGTAGCCATGCTTCAGCAGACAGCAATAACCAATCAGAGGGCAAAGCTCCAAAAGCAGCCAGTTCCGAAGTAAGCCACAAATTCTGGAATAGCTTCTTCGATTTGACCTCCCTTAAAACCAGCTTTATTGACACAACACCAGAAGACAAAAACGATGCTATTCCTGTTGGTAAATTGGGCGTTGACGGCGGCGATAAAGATATGATTGTCAAACTAGCAAATGAGATGGCAGAAGGTAAATTTGGGGATTTCGACAGCCTGCTCATCGCACACAGAGATAAGCTAGTTTTTGAATCATACTTCAGGCGGGGACGCATAGACCTACCCCACCCACAGTCATCAGCTACTAAAGCTTACACAAGCATGGCTATTGGTCGTGCCATCCAGATGGGGTACCTATCGATGGCTGATCTGAACAAGCCTGTGATTAGCTTTTTAAAAGATCTCGACCCTACAAAACTTGTTGAAGGCACTGAAAATATCACTCTTCACAAAGCGATGACAATGACCTCTGGTCTAAAAATCAGTGATGAGAGCAAGAAAGAATATGAAACCAGCCCAGACCTTTTAAAAGGTCAAGGTCTTGTTCAAGCCTTTCTGACAAATACAGCGCCTATAACCAAGGCGTCTCAAACACATGACTATAAACCTTATGACCCACAGATCGTGATGCAAGTGCTGGATGCTGTCGTGCCTGGATCTGCCGAAAATTTCATCAAAACCGAGCTTTTGGATAAGATCGGAATAGAAAATTATGGCTGGCGAAAAGATGCAAGTGGCCTGCCGCGCGGCCCCAGCGGATCAAGCATGACATCTCGAAACATGCTGAAGTGGGGTATGCTAACAAAGAATAAGGGCAAGTGGAACGGCACGCAGCTTGTTGGCGAAGACTTTATAGCCAAAGCAACAGGAAAAATCATCGAAATTAACGAAGATGACATCTTCTTCACCACTGAAAATATCACCAAACCGGGCTATGGGTACTATTGGTGGCAGGCTGACATTAAAATTGGTGACAAAAGCTATTTCACCACTTCAGCCCAAGGGGGCGGCGGCCAATATATCATTCTCATTGATGAGCTGGATTTAATTATCGTAACCACAGCACACGCCAGAAACATCAGGCCTTTGAAAGTCACAGCCAACGAAATTCTGCAAGCTTTTACACAGTAA
- a CDS encoding DNA methyltransferase — MSTKIKRSGTFTDNMKLPIHRWFRYSAGFSAEWVEQEIIKYQSDTGNDAILLDPFLGSGTTCFAADTLGVKSFGFDGHPFVTRVAKAKSCWHLPAEDFLSHCQSILSLAETYSFNTTRHETNQLLGKCYSPGALQKLDYLKKAYEDLCTNDAVWRLVWLNITSIIRACSHAGTAQWQYVLPNKSKSKVIDPFDGFWAKALLMSEDMNHVQHIGWKPNCKIEELDVRQSIHANKCNLVITSPPYPNNFDYADATRLEMTFWGEIDGWGDLKTAVRPSIMRSCSQHSAGDKVILDELLSSAELEPIKDDIFKVTKALDEIRHTKGGKKAYHTMIAAYFYDLSKIWLNIRNATVDGAKVCFVIGDSAPYGIHVPAEKWLAQIALHHGFKGFSFEKLRDRNVKWKNRTHTVPLHEGRLWVEG; from the coding sequence ATGAGCACAAAAATTAAAAGGTCTGGTACATTTACAGACAACATGAAGCTACCGATCCATAGATGGTTTAGGTATTCGGCGGGATTTTCTGCTGAATGGGTAGAACAAGAAATTATAAAATATCAATCCGATACGGGTAATGATGCAATTCTTTTGGACCCCTTTTTAGGTTCTGGCACAACTTGCTTTGCTGCTGATACGTTAGGCGTGAAATCTTTTGGTTTTGACGGACACCCTTTCGTTACTCGTGTAGCAAAAGCCAAATCGTGTTGGCATTTACCAGCAGAAGATTTTCTATCACATTGTCAAAGTATCCTATCTTTAGCCGAAACATACTCATTTAATACAACCCGACATGAAACCAACCAATTACTTGGAAAGTGTTATTCACCAGGTGCGCTACAAAAACTAGATTATCTAAAAAAAGCATATGAAGATCTATGTACAAATGATGCTGTTTGGAGGTTAGTATGGCTCAATATAACATCCATAATTCGCGCCTGTAGTCATGCAGGAACAGCTCAATGGCAATATGTTTTACCCAATAAATCTAAGTCAAAAGTAATAGACCCTTTTGATGGTTTTTGGGCAAAAGCGCTATTGATGAGTGAAGACATGAACCATGTCCAGCACATAGGGTGGAAACCAAACTGTAAAATTGAAGAACTTGATGTTAGACAATCTATTCATGCAAACAAATGTAATTTAGTGATTACATCTCCTCCATATCCCAATAATTTTGATTATGCCGATGCTACAAGATTAGAAATGACATTTTGGGGAGAAATAGATGGATGGGGTGATTTAAAAACAGCCGTCCGCCCATCTATAATGCGCTCATGCTCCCAACACTCTGCTGGAGACAAGGTGATTTTAGATGAATTACTATCTTCTGCTGAACTTGAACCAATTAAAGATGATATTTTTAAAGTTACTAAAGCTCTTGATGAAATTCGTCATACTAAAGGCGGAAAAAAAGCGTACCATACAATGATCGCAGCATACTTTTACGACTTATCAAAAATCTGGCTAAACATAAGAAATGCTACTGTTGATGGTGCAAAGGTATGTTTTGTAATAGGAGATTCCGCACCATATGGCATTCATGTTCCTGCAGAAAAATGGCTTGCTCAAATAGCATTACATCATGGTTTCAAAGGGTTTTCTTTTGAAAAATTACGTGATAGAAATGTTAAGTGGAAAAATAGAACCCATACAGTCCCACTGCATGAAGGACGACTTTGGGTAGAGGGATAA
- a CDS encoding OsmC domain/YcaO domain-containing protein, with protein MEITVNFLDNLRLEAKFDDFTVITDQPIRYKGDGTAPSPFDYFLASSALCAAYFVKVYCLARDIPTDDIRVSQNNIIDPENRYNQTFQIQIELPESISEKDREGIIRSADRCTVKKVIQQTPDFKIDPVDNLEDASLLEDYASDGTTMIVGKDLPLEQTISNMTAILTDLGIKIEVASWRNIVPNVWSLHIREAASPMCFTNGKGATKESALCSALGEYIERMSCNFFYNDYFFGEEIANSAFVHYPNEKWFQAGPEDALPEGLMDERCLQLYNPDGDLRASHLIDTNSGRADRGICALPFTRSSDQETVYIPSNLIENLFLSNGMSAGNNLNEAKVQCLSEIFERAVKRQIIEEEIILPDVPADILKKYPSIQAGIEELENKGFPVLIKDASLGGKFPVMCVTLMNPKTGGVFASFGAHPSLEVALERSLTELLQGRSFEGLNDVPPPTFNSQAVAEPNNFVEHFIDSTGVISWRFFSAKQDYEFCEWDFSGTTEEENDRLMTILTELGKEVYVAAHENFGAAACRILVPDYSEVYPIEDLIWDNTNKALLFREDILNIHSLSDDALEALLERLEEEELDNYTVIAELIGIAFDENTVWGKLDIGELKILIHCALKNYEEALEIVTDFLTFNENTVDRVLFYRALNAVLDITLDNDLELDDYKHNLGRMYGAAIMENVIGSVTGDVRFYGLTKTSMKLEGLDKHLRLIDSYKKLHTARGLEGAV; from the coding sequence ATGGAAATCACTGTAAATTTTTTAGATAATCTACGACTTGAGGCCAAGTTTGATGATTTCACTGTTATCACTGATCAACCCATACGGTACAAAGGAGATGGAACCGCCCCTAGTCCTTTCGATTACTTTCTTGCCTCGTCAGCGCTGTGTGCCGCTTATTTTGTCAAAGTTTATTGTCTTGCTCGCGATATTCCAACTGATGATATCCGCGTCTCTCAAAATAACATTATCGATCCAGAAAACCGCTACAATCAAACTTTTCAAATTCAAATCGAATTACCTGAAAGTATTTCTGAGAAAGACAGGGAAGGCATTATCCGTTCTGCTGATCGCTGCACTGTAAAAAAAGTTATTCAACAAACCCCTGATTTTAAAATTGATCCCGTTGATAATTTAGAGGATGCATCGCTGCTAGAAGACTATGCGAGCGACGGCACTACTATGATTGTCGGTAAAGATTTGCCATTAGAGCAAACCATTTCTAACATGACGGCGATCCTAACAGATCTTGGTATTAAAATTGAAGTGGCTTCTTGGCGTAATATTGTTCCCAATGTCTGGTCACTGCATATCCGCGAAGCTGCTTCTCCTATGTGTTTCACCAATGGCAAAGGCGCAACAAAAGAAAGCGCATTATGTTCTGCTTTAGGCGAATATATTGAGCGTATGAGCTGTAACTTCTTTTATAATGATTATTTTTTTGGCGAAGAAATTGCGAACAGCGCCTTTGTTCATTATCCCAATGAAAAATGGTTCCAAGCAGGCCCCGAGGATGCTTTGCCCGAAGGGCTGATGGATGAAAGATGCTTGCAGCTCTATAATCCTGATGGTGACTTAAGGGCCTCTCATTTAATCGATACAAATTCAGGCCGCGCTGACCGCGGAATTTGTGCCCTACCCTTCACCCGCTCTTCAGATCAAGAGACCGTCTATATCCCCTCAAATTTAATCGAAAATTTATTTCTCAGCAACGGTATGAGTGCTGGCAATAATTTGAATGAGGCAAAGGTCCAATGCCTCTCAGAGATATTTGAGCGTGCAGTGAAACGTCAAATCATTGAAGAAGAAATTATTCTGCCTGATGTCCCAGCAGATATCTTAAAAAAATACCCTTCAATTCAGGCTGGCATTGAAGAACTTGAAAACAAAGGCTTCCCTGTTTTGATCAAGGATGCCTCCCTAGGAGGTAAGTTCCCCGTGATGTGTGTGACCTTGATGAACCCGAAGACCGGCGGTGTTTTTGCCTCTTTTGGAGCCCATCCAAGTCTAGAAGTGGCCCTGGAACGCTCCCTCACTGAATTACTCCAAGGCCGCAGCTTTGAAGGGCTTAATGATGTCCCGCCACCAACCTTCAACAGTCAGGCAGTGGCAGAACCAAATAACTTTGTAGAACATTTTATCGATTCTACAGGAGTTATTTCATGGCGGTTCTTTAGTGCAAAACAGGATTATGAATTCTGCGAATGGGACTTTAGCGGCACAACAGAAGAAGAGAATGATCGCTTGATGACGATCCTCACCGAACTTGGGAAAGAGGTATATGTGGCCGCGCATGAAAACTTCGGTGCTGCTGCATGCCGTATCTTAGTGCCCGACTATTCAGAAGTATATCCCATAGAAGATCTCATTTGGGATAACACTAATAAAGCGCTGCTCTTTAGAGAAGATATTCTCAACATCCATTCCTTATCTGATGATGCGTTAGAAGCCTTGCTGGAACGCTTAGAAGAAGAAGAGCTAGATAATTATACAGTGATCGCTGAGTTAATCGGCATTGCATTTGATGAAAATACAGTATGGGGCAAGCTTGATATTGGTGAATTGAAAATCCTCATTCACTGTGCCTTAAAAAACTATGAAGAGGCCCTGGAAATTGTCACAGATTTCTTAACCTTCAATGAAAATACCGTCGACCGGGTTTTATTTTACCGCGCCTTAAATGCTGTACTCGATATTACCTTAGACAACGACCTAGAGCTTGATGATTATAAACACAACCTAGGCCGCATGTACGGTGCCGCAATCATGGAAAATGTTATTGGTTCAGTTACGGGCGATGTGAGATTTTATGGCCTTACAAAAACAAGCATGAAGCTTGAAGGACTAGACAAGCATCTCAGGTTAATAGACAGTTATAAAAAATTACATACTGCACGGGGTCTAGAGGGTGCTGTCTAA
- a CDS encoding Nramp family divalent metal transporter: MIRKLQNMGPGALVSAAFIGPGTITTCTIAGATFGYSLLWALVFATLATMALQEMSARLGIVTGKGLGEVLKETFETSLLKWPLFAIILVALCVGNAAYEAGNIAGGAIGIQALFGEGDTVFTAAVLSISGIAGLLLYLGSYKQIEKLLIGLVLLMAISFISTFIIVRPDMIAFAKGLVIPAIAENSLLVIIALIGTTVVPYNLFLHASAAKTRWTTVEALPVAQQDTYIAVGLGGLITILVASTAAASLFGSGLTVTSAGDMARQIEPLFGSFSKAILGIGFFAAGLSSAIAAPLATGYVFAELTGIKGGITSYKFRAIMLVVIAIGLAVALTGIRPVEIILSAQFANGLLLPIIAAFLLVAMNNKTLLKKHINGKLSNAIGLFIVLLMVGLGIRMILKSTGYL, from the coding sequence ATGATCCGTAAACTTCAAAATATGGGGCCTGGTGCTCTTGTTTCAGCCGCTTTCATCGGCCCGGGTACTATAACAACCTGTACCATTGCCGGGGCGACCTTTGGCTATAGCCTTCTATGGGCTTTGGTCTTTGCGACGCTTGCGACAATGGCGCTCCAAGAAATGTCTGCTCGCCTTGGCATTGTAACTGGCAAAGGCTTGGGCGAGGTGCTGAAGGAAACATTCGAGACCTCGCTTTTAAAATGGCCACTTTTCGCAATTATACTGGTCGCGCTCTGCGTGGGCAATGCTGCATATGAAGCTGGGAATATTGCAGGGGGCGCTATTGGTATTCAAGCCCTGTTTGGAGAAGGCGATACTGTCTTCACCGCTGCAGTCCTCTCTATATCGGGCATAGCAGGCCTGCTTCTCTATCTTGGATCCTACAAACAGATTGAAAAGCTCTTGATTGGGTTGGTCCTCCTTATGGCGATTTCATTTATTTCGACCTTTATCATCGTACGGCCAGATATGATTGCTTTTGCTAAAGGGTTGGTTATTCCCGCGATCGCTGAAAATAGCCTGCTTGTTATTATTGCGCTCATTGGAACGACTGTGGTGCCCTATAATCTCTTCCTCCATGCTTCTGCGGCGAAAACGCGGTGGACCACAGTAGAGGCGCTCCCTGTCGCCCAGCAAGACACATATATCGCAGTGGGACTAGGGGGACTGATTACTATTCTTGTGGCCTCAACAGCAGCTGCCAGTCTTTTTGGCAGTGGTCTGACGGTCACCAGTGCTGGAGATATGGCTCGTCAAATTGAACCTTTGTTTGGTTCTTTTTCAAAAGCGATTTTAGGCATCGGCTTTTTTGCAGCTGGTCTCAGCAGTGCAATCGCAGCACCTCTTGCTACAGGGTATGTTTTTGCTGAACTCACGGGCATAAAAGGCGGCATCACGTCGTATAAATTCAGAGCGATCATGCTAGTGGTTATTGCGATAGGCCTAGCTGTTGCTCTCACGGGCATCCGTCCCGTAGAGATCATCCTATCAGCACAATTTGCCAATGGATTACTGCTACCGATTATTGCGGCATTTCTGTTGGTCGCGATGAATAACAAGACCTTGCTGAAGAAGCACATCAACGGGAAATTGAGCAATGCCATTGGTCTGTTCATTGTCTTGCTTATGGTAGGTTTGGGTATCCGAATGATTTTGAAATCGACAGGATACCTCTAA
- a CDS encoding hydantoinase B/oxoprolinase family protein: protein MSNKWQFWIDRGGTFTDIVAKAPDGHIQTRKLLSENPEAYEDAALHGIRSFLGLDPKAPIPSEEIDAVKMGTTVATNALLEKKGDPVVLLVTKGYRDILDIGYQARPDTFALEIKKPALLYQKVIEVEERILSEGRIETPLNEEAIHADLVAAYSEGYRSIAVALMHAYKYPAHEQAIAAIARRVGYTQISISRDVSPLTKIVARGQTTVVDAYLTPILRRYVDKISAALDKTASAKEKPSQNVLFMQSSGGLTAADRFRGRDAILSGPAGGIIGAVKTAELAGFDKVIGFDMGGTSTDVFHYAGSFEKTYETEVAGVQMRVPMMYIHTVAAGGGSLLTYQDNRFQVGPHSAGANPGPVCYRRKGKLAVTDINVCLGKIMPRYFPAIFGPNQDQPLDMLAAQSAFDAISKEMNDGRSAEDVAEGFLDIAVDHMAQAIKKITISRGFDVKDYAMNCFGGAGGQHACLVADKLGIETIFIHPYAGVLSAYGMGLASLQAERQQEISAVLSDDLLIELESTLTALKSEIIYDLTDQGLSENAIATQTEALLKYKATDTTISVDLTTPGAMRKAFEAQHKKRFGFIAPEKDIILETLIVAGSGGGASGEEVRQQKANHPPKPIEHSRVYHHGQWLDTPVYSIETLGYGHSLTGPAIIIEPTGTLVIEPGWHATVNSYGHLILKREKKRQHIAAVSTHYDPVTLEIFNNLFMSIAEQMGIVLRNTSQSVNVKERLDFSCALFDASGDLIANAPHVPVHLGSMDSTIKVLIDSGQPLNPGDVFVHNDPFNGGSHLPDVTVITPVFDSTETTILFYVASRAHHEDIGGLAPGSMSPRATKSTEEGIVFDCVKMVKKGRFLTEEMREILATPPYPARNIDQNIADLMAQTAANAAGAKELLTLIEHYSLPVVKAYMGHIQDYAESAVRKAISTMTSGSCIYEMDDGSVIQVSININKKDQTAALDFKGTSEQRNHNFNAPETITRAAVLYVFRCLVQDNIPLNAGCMIPISIAVPKGSLLNPTPPAAVVAGNTETSQAVTNALFMALKALGSSQGTMNNLTFGNDRYQYYETICSGSPAGPTFNGTDAVHTHMTNTRMTDPEILELRYPVILDEFSINKGSGGQGEWTAGDGVTRKIRFREAMECSILSGHRLLPPLGMKGGEDGQVGKNWVERQDGSCEDMGGSGQTQVMAGDRIIIQTPTGGGFGPKSVAIGKQKEEE, encoded by the coding sequence ATGAGTAATAAATGGCAGTTTTGGATTGATCGCGGCGGGACCTTTACAGACATTGTAGCGAAAGCACCAGACGGTCATATTCAAACACGCAAACTCTTGTCTGAAAACCCTGAAGCCTACGAGGATGCTGCCTTGCACGGCATTCGCTCTTTTCTTGGGCTTGACCCTAAGGCTCCGATCCCGAGCGAAGAAATTGACGCTGTAAAAATGGGGACGACGGTTGCCACCAATGCATTGCTTGAGAAAAAAGGGGACCCTGTCGTTCTTCTGGTCACAAAAGGCTACAGGGATATTCTTGATATTGGCTATCAGGCGCGCCCCGATACTTTTGCGCTAGAGATAAAAAAGCCTGCGCTCTTGTATCAAAAAGTTATCGAGGTGGAAGAGCGCATATTAAGCGAGGGAAGAATAGAGACACCCCTCAACGAAGAAGCCATCCATGCCGATCTTGTCGCTGCATACAGTGAAGGTTATAGGTCTATAGCTGTGGCCTTGATGCATGCTTATAAATATCCCGCCCACGAGCAAGCGATCGCTGCGATTGCCCGCCGTGTGGGCTATACTCAGATCTCCATCAGTCGGGATGTAAGCCCCCTCACTAAGATTGTTGCCCGCGGTCAGACCACGGTGGTCGACGCCTATCTCACGCCTATTCTCAGGCGGTATGTGGATAAAATTTCTGCCGCCTTGGATAAAACAGCCTCAGCCAAGGAAAAACCCTCTCAGAATGTTCTTTTTATGCAATCATCTGGCGGGTTAACAGCGGCTGATCGTTTTCGGGGCCGCGATGCCATCCTCTCTGGCCCTGCGGGCGGGATCATCGGCGCTGTGAAAACTGCTGAACTGGCCGGCTTTGATAAAGTCATCGGTTTTGATATGGGCGGCACGTCAACAGACGTCTTCCATTATGCTGGATCTTTCGAGAAAACTTACGAAACCGAAGTGGCCGGCGTTCAGATGCGGGTGCCCATGATGTATATCCACACTGTCGCCGCAGGCGGGGGATCCTTGCTCACGTATCAGGACAATCGGTTCCAGGTGGGGCCACACTCTGCAGGCGCTAATCCGGGGCCGGTGTGTTACCGCCGTAAAGGGAAGCTTGCGGTTACCGATATTAATGTCTGTCTCGGTAAAATTATGCCGCGCTATTTTCCCGCTATATTCGGGCCCAATCAAGATCAGCCGCTTGACATGTTGGCCGCTCAATCTGCCTTTGACGCAATCTCAAAAGAGATGAACGATGGACGCAGTGCAGAAGATGTCGCCGAAGGTTTCTTGGATATAGCCGTTGATCATATGGCACAAGCCATCAAAAAAATCACCATCTCCCGCGGCTTTGATGTCAAAGACTATGCTATGAATTGTTTTGGCGGCGCGGGGGGACAACATGCCTGTTTGGTCGCTGATAAACTTGGGATTGAGACAATTTTCATCCATCCTTATGCTGGGGTCTTATCCGCTTATGGTATGGGGCTCGCTTCCTTACAGGCGGAACGCCAACAAGAAATTTCAGCGGTCTTAAGCGATGATTTACTTATAGAATTAGAATCAACACTTACGGCTCTAAAATCCGAAATTATCTATGATTTAACAGATCAAGGCCTGTCAGAGAATGCCATTGCAACTCAGACAGAAGCTCTCCTAAAATATAAAGCGACAGACACCACCATATCTGTTGATTTAACAACTCCCGGTGCCATGCGCAAAGCCTTTGAAGCTCAGCACAAAAAACGGTTTGGATTCATTGCCCCAGAGAAAGATATCATCCTTGAAACTTTGATTGTTGCTGGATCGGGCGGCGGAGCTTCTGGCGAAGAAGTCCGTCAACAAAAAGCAAACCATCCTCCCAAACCTATAGAGCACTCGCGCGTCTACCATCACGGCCAGTGGTTAGATACCCCTGTCTACTCTATAGAAACTTTGGGATACGGGCATAGCCTCACTGGCCCTGCAATCATTATAGAACCAACGGGCACTCTCGTAATAGAGCCTGGATGGCATGCCACCGTTAACTCCTACGGTCATTTGATCCTAAAGAGGGAGAAAAAGCGCCAGCATATCGCAGCGGTTTCAACTCATTACGATCCCGTAACATTAGAGATTTTCAATAACCTCTTTATGTCAATCGCAGAACAGATGGGAATTGTGCTTCGGAACACTTCTCAGTCTGTGAATGTAAAAGAACGCCTTGACTTTTCCTGTGCGCTTTTTGATGCAAGCGGTGATTTGATTGCAAATGCGCCGCATGTACCTGTCCACTTAGGATCCATGGATTCTACGATCAAGGTCTTAATCGATAGCGGGCAACCTCTTAATCCGGGGGATGTTTTTGTGCATAACGACCCCTTTAACGGGGGCTCTCACCTGCCCGATGTGACAGTCATCACACCCGTTTTTGATAGTACTGAGACTACCATTCTCTTTTATGTCGCCAGTCGGGCACATCACGAAGATATCGGCGGCCTTGCTCCTGGTTCCATGTCCCCAAGAGCGACAAAAAGCACAGAAGAAGGCATTGTCTTTGACTGTGTTAAAATGGTCAAAAAAGGCCGTTTCCTCACCGAGGAAATGAGAGAAATACTGGCAACGCCTCCCTATCCAGCACGCAATATTGACCAAAATATTGCCGATCTGATGGCTCAAACAGCTGCCAATGCTGCAGGGGCCAAGGAATTATTAACCCTCATAGAGCATTATAGCCTGCCTGTGGTCAAAGCCTATATGGGCCATATTCAGGATTATGCAGAATCCGCAGTTCGCAAGGCCATTTCTACAATGACTAGCGGTTCGTGCATCTATGAAATGGACGATGGCTCTGTTATTCAAGTATCCATAAATATTAACAAAAAAGACCAGACTGCCGCCCTTGACTTTAAGGGCACGTCAGAACAACGAAACCACAATTTTAATGCGCCAGAAACCATAACACGCGCTGCGGTTCTGTATGTTTTCCGCTGTCTTGTCCAAGATAATATTCCGTTGAATGCAGGCTGTATGATTCCCATCTCAATTGCTGTGCCAAAGGGCAGCTTGCTCAATCCCACACCCCCTGCGGCCGTGGTTGCTGGGAATACGGAAACGAGCCAAGCTGTCACGAACGCCCTCTTTATGGCACTGAAGGCGCTTGGGTCCAGTCAAGGGACGATGAATAATCTGACTTTTGGAAATGATCGGTATCAATATTATGAAACAATCTGTTCCGGTAGTCCTGCTGGACCCACCTTTAATGGGACAGATGCTGTCCATACCCATATGACCAACACCCGAATGACAGATCCTGAAATTTTGGAACTGCGTTATCCTGTGATCCTTGATGAATTTTCAATCAATAAAGGCTCTGGTGGCCAAGGGGAATGGACTGCTGGGGACGGGGTTACTCGAAAAATTCGGTTCAGGGAGGCGATGGAATGCTCTATCCTTTCTGGACACCGCCTTTTACCCCCTCTCGGCATGAAGGGAGGCGAAGACGGTCAGGTTGGAAAAAATTGGGTTGAAAGACAAGATGGTTCTTGTGAAGATATGGGCGGAAGTGGACAAACTCAGGTGATGGCCGGTGATCGGATTATCATCCAAACCCCCACAGGGGGCGGTTTTGGTCCGAAATCAGTCGCCATTGGAAAGCAAAAGGAAGAAGAATGA
- a CDS encoding tyrosine-type recombinase/integrase, with product MKQAAVLTDTQFKRTLKIIATGRHAERNRIIVLLSHWSGMRVGEISQLLVKDLLNQDGTVVDQLQINPAYTKGHVTRRIFIGTKLRAELTRYIKWLATDKEVNLVLNQPLIQSQKSQKPFSQNSLSLLFKRLYIASGVPTASSHSGRRHYISKLAHSGVSAKVIMELAGHKHLTTTQRYIDVTDQMKASAVELL from the coding sequence ATGAAGCAAGCAGCAGTATTAACAGACACACAATTTAAACGGACATTAAAGATCATTGCAACAGGCCGACATGCAGAGAGAAATCGTATCATAGTGCTTTTATCTCATTGGTCAGGTATGCGCGTTGGAGAAATTTCTCAATTGCTGGTGAAGGATTTGTTAAATCAAGACGGGACTGTAGTAGACCAATTGCAGATTAACCCCGCTTACACGAAGGGGCATGTCACTCGCCGTATTTTTATAGGAACTAAGCTTCGTGCGGAGTTGACACGGTACATAAAATGGCTTGCAACAGACAAAGAGGTTAATCTGGTATTAAACCAGCCCCTTATTCAATCTCAAAAGAGCCAGAAGCCATTTTCACAAAATAGCCTCAGCTTATTGTTTAAAAGACTATATATCGCAAGTGGCGTACCCACTGCTTCAAGTCACAGCGGGCGTCGTCACTATATATCCAAGCTAGCTCACTCGGGTGTAAGTGCTAAAGTTATCATGGAACTCGCTGGACACAAGCACCTTACAACGACACAGCGATATATCGACGTTACAGATCAGATGAAGGCTAGTGCTGTTGAATTACTTTAG